One Alkaliphilus sp. B6464 genomic window carries:
- a CDS encoding toxic anion resistance protein codes for MNEINGNFEMQEVDLEKKVNEVAVKVKASPEVQKLATQLDIRNAQAIMSFGQDTAVEISKFSDRILASISNSSVEDSGKMLQQLNSIMGKFDKKDFEDKKPGLFEKIFNKVKDDINKLLEKYQTMDKEISKIYVEIKQYENEITKTNNMLEEMFEKNLEYYENLEKYIQAGYIITDNMRTQIIPQLEQRAASGDQMEAINLQNGLQALEMVEQRVYDLEMAKMVALQTAPQIKLIQRGNYNLLRKIGSAFVVTIPVFKSGLIQAIAIKRQKIQADAMKALDDKTNEMLMRNAQNIASQSVDIARLTSGSSIKIETLEKTFETIVRGIEETKQIEEENRQNRDASRQKLLELQHQLESKR; via the coding sequence ATGAACGAAATTAATGGAAACTTTGAGATGCAGGAAGTTGATTTGGAAAAGAAAGTTAATGAAGTCGCTGTAAAAGTAAAGGCCTCTCCAGAGGTGCAAAAATTAGCAACTCAATTGGATATAAGAAATGCTCAAGCTATTATGTCTTTTGGACAAGACACTGCTGTTGAAATTTCAAAATTTAGTGATCGTATTTTGGCTTCTATTAGTAACTCTTCCGTAGAAGATAGTGGGAAGATGTTACAGCAATTAAACTCTATAATGGGTAAGTTTGATAAAAAGGATTTTGAAGATAAAAAACCAGGACTTTTTGAAAAAATATTTAACAAAGTCAAAGATGATATTAACAAATTGCTTGAAAAGTATCAGACGATGGATAAAGAAATTTCAAAAATTTATGTAGAAATTAAGCAATATGAAAATGAAATAACAAAAACAAATAATATGCTTGAAGAAATGTTTGAAAAAAATTTAGAGTACTATGAAAATCTTGAAAAATATATTCAAGCAGGATATATAATAACTGATAATATGAGAACCCAAATTATACCACAATTAGAGCAAAGAGCAGCTTCTGGAGATCAAATGGAAGCAATTAATCTACAAAATGGACTACAAGCACTTGAAATGGTAGAGCAAAGAGTATATGACTTAGAAATGGCTAAAATGGTTGCATTACAAACAGCACCTCAAATTAAGCTAATTCAAAGAGGTAACTATAATCTACTACGTAAAATCGGAAGTGCATTTGTAGTAACTATCCCTGTGTTTAAGTCAGGGCTTATACAGGCAATTGCTATAAAGAGACAAAAAATACAAGCAGATGCAATGAAAGCTTTAGACGATAAAACAAATGAAATGCTAATGAGAAATGCTCAAAATATTGCTAGTCAATCTGTAGATATTGCAAGATTAACATCAGGGTCTAGCATTAAAATTGAAACTCTTGAAAAAACCTTTGAAACTATAGTAAGAGGTATTGAAGAAACTAAACAAATAGAAGAAGAAAATAGGCAAAATCGTGATGCAAGTAGACAGAAGCTATTAGAGCTTCAACATCAATTAGAGAGTAAAAGATAA
- a CDS encoding YceG family protein — MEQVQFAQLAINTISGKTDNVYEDIFTLPKERRGFAFNQRLMVTPVFFYRIIGIEDKNTYEQKLLELHSKLKELGDIYLKIDRGFDKFIDNGFIQKTNHYWSNAEKTGLSSAKIIVESTLKSDVISSINLVKDQLIKDKLTILLDIFMRNQTNMNIVKNFYIKFLYWTQKYAINLLKAYEYGNTNPKVLFYGDIQRDEVYFLIFLSLLGFDVLYFHTNDGSRFNEIEGIDVYSNLVEYPYRESLRPFPNAPRAIRRETVAYRASREIDQVLHTEDSGVYRPWQFEDYEVVSRPLRTTHEELFILWKEEARFREGFKVGDGRVYIPNIFAKISGTTIDLNEYWDNFEKLMAKEDTTILIEKIPFNRPRGFAVTQGVFNLDGSLNKEKVKSIREYRFGYLRTSVQNLILDKIDELVVTTDLFTFQITNDFKTKALYTILGLDKIYLDLLQKFDYPLQIPKLVIFDGNESIFSDEDIIIIAFLHLVGFDIVILTPTGYNNIENGIDKYYYDIHKLEDFKFDLRPQRNKQEENKSTLKKGFFWFFQ; from the coding sequence ATGGAACAAGTACAATTTGCTCAACTTGCTATAAATACAATTAGTGGAAAAACTGATAATGTATATGAGGATATTTTTACACTTCCAAAGGAAAGAAGGGGTTTTGCTTTTAACCAACGACTTATGGTTACTCCTGTTTTTTTCTATAGAATAATTGGAATTGAAGATAAAAATACCTATGAACAAAAGCTACTTGAGCTTCATAGTAAATTAAAAGAATTAGGAGATATTTACTTAAAAATAGATAGAGGTTTTGATAAGTTTATTGATAATGGATTTATTCAAAAGACTAATCATTATTGGAGTAATGCGGAAAAAACTGGCTTGTCTAGTGCTAAAATTATTGTAGAATCTACTTTGAAAAGTGATGTTATTTCATCTATTAATTTAGTTAAAGACCAGTTAATTAAAGATAAACTTACAATATTATTAGATATATTTATGAGAAATCAGACGAATATGAATATAGTTAAAAACTTCTATATTAAGTTTTTGTATTGGACTCAGAAATATGCTATTAATCTTTTAAAGGCTTATGAATATGGGAATACCAATCCGAAGGTTCTATTTTATGGAGATATTCAAAGAGATGAAGTATATTTTTTAATATTTCTTTCATTACTTGGATTCGATGTATTATATTTTCACACAAATGATGGAAGTAGATTTAATGAGATTGAAGGTATAGATGTATATTCAAATTTGGTGGAATACCCATATAGAGAATCTTTGAGGCCTTTTCCTAATGCACCTAGGGCAATACGTAGAGAGACAGTGGCATATAGAGCTTCTAGGGAAATAGACCAAGTTCTTCATACAGAAGACAGTGGAGTTTATAGGCCTTGGCAGTTTGAAGATTATGAAGTTGTATCCCGCCCTCTTAGAACAACTCATGAAGAGCTGTTTATACTATGGAAAGAAGAAGCAAGATTTAGAGAAGGTTTTAAAGTAGGGGATGGTAGGGTATATATACCAAATATATTTGCAAAGATTAGCGGAACAACTATAGATTTAAATGAGTATTGGGATAACTTTGAAAAATTAATGGCTAAAGAAGATACAACAATTTTAATTGAAAAAATACCTTTTAATAGGCCAAGGGGATTTGCTGTAACTCAGGGTGTATTTAATCTAGATGGTAGTCTTAATAAAGAAAAGGTAAAGAGTATTCGTGAATATCGCTTTGGCTATCTTAGAACTTCAGTGCAAAATTTAATTTTAGATAAAATAGATGAATTAGTGGTTACAACAGATTTATTTACATTTCAAATTACTAATGATTTTAAAACTAAAGCTTTATATACTATTTTAGGGTTAGACAAAATATATTTAGATTTACTACAAAAATTTGATTACCCACTCCAGATACCTAAATTAGTTATTTTTGATGGTAATGAAAGTATATTTAGTGATGAGGATATAATAATAATTGCTTTTCTTCATCTTGTTGGATTCGATATAGTAATATTAACCCCAACTGGTTACAATAATATTGAGAATGGTATAGATAAGTATTATTATGATATTCATAAACTAGAGGATTTTAAATTTGATTTAAGACCTCAAAGAAACAAACAGGAAGAAAACAAAAGTACATTGAAGAAAGGCTTCTTTTGGTTTTTTCAATAG
- a CDS encoding DUF4179 domain-containing protein, with protein MLCKDVEEKIIDYIDGTLDEESYLAIETHIKACSKCKDDLKELGESISYMESMKNTVIVPENFMESVKNKVENNKKLRKRPNRKIGYIALVSVLVTLLIASVFADEGIKSYFEIWKGKSLEESQSIEQLIADGYGEKLNLTTEDRDIKITVESIIADDMNTVLLIEVEDLKGEKKYAPIRWNQSTFANGNFSYLFPSKSGISTDKSKIEGAFLLHSPEKNITRAIVAFSPVASDYEEIELVINALEIISDEEISLPHAIGGQYYYDKHRDRIVDGLWKVKIPVQLSRSVIFDLHEEMNLDGHKIIFDKLIVSPTMMTLTYEFNKRQDPEYILKSLRNITIEADGKLYSEMGSFGKGSTMQNQFAPTEGSISFDTMYFKIPKKIKIAVDGYEIAVKEQRTLEIDVNKPFPQDFEYLNSKIRVNNVQGDENLIRVSMDNLGEKYFEKLMFGTFINNKEYTETRYATKPLFPEDSQDRQVLSYDILSNNTAQVFKDYPTEGYMVNYASVIYYEYETKEEKLEELKLKNTLDEKIKSIIIKIEGYEENRNATGSILLELNKYKQK; from the coding sequence ATGTTATGTAAGGATGTAGAGGAGAAAATAATAGATTATATAGATGGTACATTAGATGAAGAAAGTTATTTAGCTATTGAAACTCATATTAAGGCTTGTAGTAAATGTAAAGATGACCTAAAGGAGCTTGGGGAAAGTATAAGCTATATGGAATCGATGAAAAATACCGTAATAGTACCTGAGAATTTTATGGAAAGTGTAAAAAATAAAGTAGAGAACAATAAAAAACTAAGAAAGAGACCAAATAGAAAAATAGGATATATCGCTTTAGTATCTGTTCTAGTAACCTTATTAATAGCCAGTGTTTTTGCAGATGAAGGAATAAAATCTTACTTTGAAATATGGAAGGGAAAAAGTTTAGAAGAGAGCCAGTCAATAGAACAGCTTATTGCAGATGGATATGGTGAAAAATTAAATTTAACGACAGAAGATAGAGACATTAAAATTACTGTAGAGAGCATTATCGCAGATGATATGAATACCGTTCTTCTAATCGAAGTTGAGGATTTAAAGGGGGAGAAAAAATATGCGCCCATACGATGGAATCAAAGCACATTTGCAAATGGCAATTTTAGTTATCTTTTTCCAAGCAAATCAGGGATATCTACAGATAAATCTAAAATTGAAGGAGCGTTTTTACTTCATTCGCCAGAAAAAAACATCACTAGAGCAATAGTAGCCTTTAGTCCTGTAGCTTCGGATTATGAAGAGATAGAATTAGTTATTAACGCCCTAGAAATCATTTCAGATGAAGAAATATCCTTGCCCCATGCCATTGGAGGCCAGTATTATTACGATAAGCATCGGGATCGAATAGTTGATGGGCTATGGAAGGTCAAGATTCCTGTGCAGCTTTCAAGGTCTGTAATCTTTGATCTTCATGAGGAGATGAACCTAGATGGACATAAAATTATCTTCGATAAACTGATCGTATCCCCAACGATGATGACGTTGACCTATGAATTTAATAAAAGGCAGGACCCAGAGTATATATTGAAGTCTTTAAGAAATATTACCATAGAAGCTGATGGAAAGCTTTATAGTGAAATGGGAAGTTTTGGAAAAGGTTCCACTATGCAAAACCAATTTGCTCCTACTGAAGGTAGTATATCCTTTGATACTATGTACTTTAAAATACCAAAGAAAATTAAAATAGCCGTGGATGGATATGAGATTGCTGTTAAAGAACAGAGAACATTAGAAATAGATGTAAATAAACCTTTCCCACAGGATTTTGAGTATTTAAATAGCAAAATTAGAGTAAACAATGTTCAAGGTGACGAAAATCTTATTAGAGTTTCAATGGATAATTTAGGCGAAAAATATTTTGAAAAACTAATGTTTGGGACTTTTATAAATAATAAGGAATATACAGAGACACGGTATGCGACAAAGCCTTTATTTCCAGAAGATTCCCAAGATAGACAAGTATTAAGCTACGATATTCTTTCAAATAATACAGCTCAAGTTTTTAAAGATTACCCTACAGAGGGCTATATGGTAAATTATGCTTCTGTAATTTATTACGAATATGAAACCAAAGAAGAAAAATTAGAAGAACTAAAACTGAAGAACACTTTAGATGAAAAAATAAAATCTATAATTATTAAAATAGAAGGATATGAGGAAAATAGAAATGCTACAGGAAGTATACTATTAGAGTTAAACAAATATAAACAAAAATAA
- a CDS encoding RNA polymerase sigma factor: protein MNIDKLARISTATMSNSSDINNSFKTLKREIGKNNLEPLYEWFNNRKDKYYKIGWAYLYNHYDVEDVFQNTIMKVYQNISQLREERFFETWVTSIFINECKRILRNREKISIIEDLDKTEVQQGHNIYLELKDGLDRLEDIHREVLTLKYISGYSQEEIGEILNIPIGTVKSRIYRGLKQLRSNIEEVE, encoded by the coding sequence GTGAATATAGATAAACTGGCCAGAATATCCACTGCTACCATGTCGAATAGTAGCGATATAAATAATTCCTTTAAAACCCTGAAAAGGGAGATAGGAAAGAATAACTTAGAGCCTTTGTATGAATGGTTCAACAATAGGAAGGACAAATACTATAAAATAGGATGGGCTTACTTATACAATCATTATGATGTAGAAGATGTGTTCCAAAATACTATTATGAAGGTTTACCAAAACATTAGTCAATTAAGGGAAGAGAGATTTTTTGAAACATGGGTAACTTCAATATTCATAAATGAATGTAAAAGAATATTAAGAAATAGAGAAAAAATTAGCATAATAGAGGACTTGGATAAAACTGAAGTACAACAGGGGCATAATATTTATTTAGAGTTAAAAGATGGATTAGATAGATTGGAGGATATCCATAGAGAGGTATTGACTTTAAAGTATATTAGTGGATATTCTCAAGAGGAAATAGGAGAAATATTAAATATACCAATAGGTACAGTAAAATCACGAATATATAGAGGTCTAAAGCAGCTAAGAAGTAATATAGAGGAGGTGGAATAA